A window of Sutcliffiella cohnii contains these coding sequences:
- a CDS encoding rod shape-determining protein, with the protein MFGTRDLGIDLGTANTLVFIKGKGIVVREPSVVALQTDTKNIVAVGNDAKNMIGRTPGNVVALRPMKDGVIADYETTATMMKYYIKKALKNKGMFARKPYVMVCVPSGITAVEERAVIDATRQAGARDAYTIEEPFAAAIGANLPVMEPTGSMVVDIGGGTTEVAIISLGGIVTSQSIRVAGDEMDDAVISYIRKHYNLMIGERTAEQLKLEVGSAGDTEGIEPMDIRGRDLLTGLPKTIEISADEVADALKDTVTAIVDSVKATLERTPPELAADIMDRGIVLTGGGALLRNLDKVIAEETKMPVLIAENPLDCVAIGTGKSLDYIDQFKKKAKDYR; encoded by the coding sequence ATGTTTGGTACGAGAGATCTTGGTATAGATTTAGGAACAGCTAATACGTTAGTTTTTATAAAAGGTAAAGGTATCGTTGTAAGGGAACCGTCTGTTGTCGCTTTACAAACAGATACAAAAAACATTGTCGCAGTCGGTAATGATGCAAAAAACATGATTGGTCGTACGCCAGGAAATGTAGTAGCATTACGTCCTATGAAAGACGGTGTTATTGCTGATTACGAAACAACTGCAACGATGATGAAATATTACATAAAAAAAGCGCTCAAAAACAAAGGAATGTTTGCTCGTAAGCCGTACGTAATGGTATGTGTACCGTCAGGCATTACAGCTGTAGAAGAGCGTGCAGTAATCGATGCAACGAGACAAGCAGGAGCACGTGATGCTTATACGATTGAAGAACCATTTGCTGCAGCAATCGGTGCTAACTTACCGGTAATGGAACCAACAGGGAGTATGGTTGTTGATATTGGTGGAGGTACAACAGAAGTAGCAATCATCTCTTTAGGTGGTATCGTTACGAGCCAATCGATTCGCGTTGCTGGAGATGAAATGGATGACGCGGTTATTTCATACATCCGTAAGCATTACAACTTAATGATTGGTGAACGAACAGCTGAGCAGTTAAAATTAGAAGTAGGCTCTGCTGGCGACACGGAAGGCATTGAACCGATGGATATTCGTGGACGTGACCTATTAACTGGTTTACCGAAAACGATTGAAATTTCTGCTGATGAAGTGGCAGATGCATTAAAAGATACAGTAACAGCTATTGTTGACTCTGTAAAAGCGACGTTAGAACGTACACCGCCAGAATTAGCAGCAGATATTATGGACCGTGGAATTGTCCTAACTGGAGGCGGTGCGCTACTACGTAATTTAGACAAAGTAATAGCAGAAGAAACAAAAATGCCTGTTTTAATTGCAGAAAACCCATTAGATTGTGTTGCAATCGGAACTGGTAAATCGTTAGATTATATTGATCAATTTAAGAAAAAAGCAAAAGATTATCGTTAA
- the radC gene encoding RadC family protein, which yields MIRDYPEDERPRERLIKEGPKSLSNHELLAILLRTGSQKESVIQLANRLLTSFEGLRLLKDASIEEMTNIRGIGEAKAVQILAAVELGRRIHRLQYEDRYVIRSPQDAANYVMEDMRFLSQEHFVCLYLNTKNQVLHQQTIFIGSLNASIVHPREIFKEAFRRSAASFICAHNHPSGDPAPSREDIEVTKRLNECGKLIGIELLDHIIIGDQKFVSLKEKGYV from the coding sequence ATGATAAGGGATTATCCAGAAGATGAAAGACCGCGAGAACGACTTATTAAAGAAGGGCCGAAAAGCCTATCTAACCATGAACTACTTGCCATACTACTTCGAACCGGCTCACAAAAAGAATCCGTCATTCAACTAGCAAACAGGTTATTAACGTCTTTTGAAGGTCTTCGGCTATTAAAAGATGCATCAATTGAAGAGATGACCAATATTAGAGGAATCGGAGAAGCGAAAGCTGTACAAATTTTAGCTGCGGTAGAACTCGGAAGACGTATACATCGTCTACAATATGAGGACCGTTACGTTATCCGCTCTCCACAAGATGCAGCAAACTATGTAATGGAAGATATGCGATTTTTATCCCAAGAGCATTTTGTATGTTTATATTTAAATACAAAAAATCAAGTGCTTCACCAACAAACGATATTTATCGGAAGCTTAAACGCATCGATCGTACATCCTAGAGAAATATTTAAAGAAGCTTTTCGTCGCTCCGCTGCTTCTTTTATTTGTGCTCATAATCACCCGTCCGGAGATCCAGCACCAAGCAGAGAAGATATCGAAGTAACAAAACGTTTAAATGAATGTGGGAAATTAATCGGTATTGAACTGTTAGATCATATTATCATTGGTGATCAAAAATTCGTTAGTTTAAAAGAAAAAGGGTACGTGTAA
- a CDS encoding Maf family protein, whose protein sequence is MKRLILASGSPRRKELLQQVNLSFEVKVSSIEETFDPNESPEKLAMSLALQKAKDVWKDESDAIVIGADTIVVLKNNILGKPKNEADAYEMLSSLSGQTHHVITGVAICSAQQEKVFYEKTSVTFWELSSQEIEQYIESKDPMDKAGAYGIQTLGALFVKKIDGDYFSVVGLPLARTVRELSQF, encoded by the coding sequence ATGAAACGCCTCATTTTAGCCTCAGGGTCTCCACGAAGAAAGGAATTGCTCCAACAAGTAAATCTCTCCTTCGAAGTGAAAGTCAGCTCTATTGAAGAAACATTTGATCCAAACGAATCTCCAGAAAAACTTGCAATGAGTTTAGCTTTACAAAAAGCAAAAGATGTATGGAAAGATGAAAGTGATGCAATTGTTATAGGTGCAGATACAATTGTTGTCCTAAAAAATAATATTTTAGGAAAGCCTAAAAACGAAGCGGATGCTTATGAGATGCTATCTAGTTTAAGTGGACAAACGCACCACGTTATTACAGGTGTCGCAATATGTTCTGCACAACAAGAAAAAGTCTTCTACGAAAAAACTTCTGTTACGTTTTGGGAATTATCCAGTCAAGAAATTGAACAATATATAGAAAGTAAAGATCCGATGGATAAAGCAGGTGCATATGGAATTCAAACGTTAGGTGCTTTATTCGTGAAAAAAATTGATGGTGATTATTTTTCTGTTGTTGGACTACCTTTGGCTAGAACAGTGCGTGAATTATCTCAATTTTAA